The Meleagris gallopavo isolate NT-WF06-2002-E0010 breed Aviagen turkey brand Nicholas breeding stock unplaced genomic scaffold, Turkey_5.1 ChrUn_random_7180001957369, whole genome shotgun sequence region TTTCCTGTTCCTGTTGACGATGTACTCCTGGAGGGGACAACAGCACCACACAACACCCCCTCAGCTGTCGCTGACAACAGCAGCTCCGCAGAAAGACCGCAAGGATGACTACTGGTGGGGAATTAAGGAGCACATTGGGTACCTTCCCCTGTCAGGTTGATGCTTTTATACCCCCACTGCCCACTGGGAAACAACAACGGCATCCAACAGACGCCAGAAGGCAACAGCCTCACTTATCTGACcccaaaaagcaaacagcaatcagctccagaaaataaaacccTCATCTCAGGCCTTTCTTGGTTCTATCTGTGCAGCTGGCAAAGAACTGCTGCAGCATCTTTCCCCAGCTCTATCTATTCGAAATGGTAAAGAACTTCTGGAGCATTCATCCGTGGCTCTCCTGGTTAAATTCACCATTACTTTATCTTCCCAACGTGCCAAACCATGAGAAACTGCATCAAGAAAAGCGACGTCAGTGAGTGACGCACAGAAATGGTGATGTCAGCCAGGCAGTAAAGGGGTGAAGAAGAACCCCTCCATCCCTCACAAAGCCCAAACTGATGCAAAGAGAGCTCAGAAATGACACGGAAAGATCTGGACCTGCAGGAACTCGACCGTCTTGTCGGGGAGCTTGGTTCCGATGTAGCGTAGGGTCTCTTTGTGGAACTTGCTCTGGAGGTGTTTCTGGATCTCCTCTTCCTCAAAGCTGCGGAACTTGCAGACAGAGCAGGCGAACTGGATCCTGAAcgggggaaaagaaaagcaaggaatgAGCTGGGTGAGGAACAAGCTGAACTTCTGGGACAAGGTCAACAAGATTGCGATTGCTACTGCCTCCTCCTGCAGTTTCTATCTCTTTGTTTtgggctctttttttttttaatttgcaaaatgccaCGGTTGGACTTTCCAGTCCAACTGTGATACAGTCATCACTGTGTCACCCACGGGGTTCAGCAGCATCAGCTGCTCCCTAAAACAGGAGGTGACACCATGGAGTAGATGTGAAAACCCCACACAAGCTTAACAGCAGCCAAATCAAACTGCAGGAGAGTCCCATATAAAATATAGACAATCTTCCCTACTTTCAGAAAGCCCTGAGCTACAGGAGCACCTTACCTGGTTGGTTTTAGATTAATGCTGTGTTACTTTAATGGTAAGGCTGCATAATTCGCTAATTAATAGGCCCTTCTGGATTTACAACGCCTTGCTGCATTAAACAACAGTGTTCTCCACATGATAAAACAGTcacaaaatacataaaagaaacaaaaactgatgAAACCAGCAGTCAGAGCCCCAGAACACACAATCTGTAACAGAGGATAAGAAGGGATAAGCAGCCAAGGGGGGGGGATGCTGCTCACCTGTCCATGGCACGGTCACGCATCCTgtccctcctcctctgcttctccctcttcttcttcatctcCTCATCATCCTCCTCATAGCCATCTCCAGATGCTGGAGGgaggaaaaatgagaacagaCCCTTGAGGAGCCGCTCACTGCCGCACCCTTCACCAGCAGAGGTACTTAGGGAGCAAAGTTCTTTCGTTCTCTCTCTAAGCTCAGCTTCAAAAACTGTAATATTTGGTCTGGAGAACTCAAAGCCTCCTGTCCCgctgctcccagagctgctcccatcTCTGCACACAGCAATGGGTCACAGCTCAGCATCACAGAAAGCCAGGACACTGACAGGGATACAGGCCCAGCCTTGcttgttggaaaaaaaacgGCTATTTCTGCTCCTGTCCTAAGTGCTTCCCAATCAcagggctgctggagaaggGTGAGCAATAAAAGAATGGATGTTAGAAGTGCTTGTGTTGCAGCTAAGGATAGTTTGAGAGATACTCAATGTACTGTCTTCCTAATACTTTTGATAACTGTGAGGCTGAGATGCAGCTGACCTAAAATCTGCAGAATTCTGAGCAAAAAGCTGTGAGGTGAGCTATTTGCCAGCACAAACGTGGGTAATAATTCACTGAATTCTTCAAGAAAAGGAGCACAGAGCCCAGAGCTGGGCACGAAGGAGACTTCAACAACACAACACCACCTCGACTTCACCAGAGAACAGCCTGAAAGCACCAACAGCACCTGTGTGCCAATCTGGGGCTGCCGTGCCTTTATCTGCAGCACACCCTACCTTCCTCCTCCACACTGCCACAGCTGCCCCGCTCCtgcaaaacagagagagaacagaagggttttatttgctgcaatttgagattttccttttctcctcctccccctcaaGAAGCAGAGGGGAAAGGGGACAACATGAGGAGGGAGTGAAGGGTTGATGTAGGACAGTcagaaaatcacatttttgGTTCCCTGTCTCCCCAGCAATTCTCACCGTCAAAATAAATGGCACTGATCCCCACCCTGCCTGAGAACTGAGTGGGGAGTGAAGGAAACCCCTCCCTGATTGAATTAGAGCTTAATGAGGTGCCTTCCCCCTGCAGGGCTTTCAGCTCAGGGcaaaaagagggaaataatGGCCGCAAGGACTGGAAAAATAAACCTATGAACGTCATACTTACACCTTTGTCAGCTTCATCTCCTGACTTCTCCTCTCCTTCGCCCTCATCTGCTGCGTGCAAGAGAAATGATTTTAGGGGTGCTGACAAGGGCTCATCACCACGGCTCAGTCCCCAGACACCATGAAAATGGTTCAAAAACCACAAAGAAAGCCCCAAAATtgctccctctgctctcagTCCGGGTGCAGGGACAGAGCAGCTCACCTCAGGCACTCAGTTTTGCCAAGGTGGCACCGAGAATGCATTACAATGCTAAGGGGCACAAGGGCCTCAACATTTAAGTTAAATGAGGATTAAATGCTTAAAAACACAGGGGAacaggcagctcccagcccGTACCATTGTCGGTGTCGTCGCCGTCACTGTCGCTCTTTGCCTGTTTGCTGTCAGGCTCATCACCACTCTGAGACTGTTTCCGTTTGCGTCCCCCCTCGCCGTCAGGCCGGACCCCGGAGCGGTTTCGGAATCCTCTCCTTTTTGGGCTAGAAAGGGGAGAAATCAGTCAATCCAGAAGCTCTGTGCACAATGAGCGTGGTACTGaagcctcctgctgcaggccCTCAAACATGCAGGGCACGTGGCCCTACAGCCAGGCTGAGCACATCTAAGTGACCCTAAAAAAGCTTTGCTGTGGGGCCTACAGCTACTCAACGCATCTGAGTAACCCCACAGATTTTGGTAAAAGCTTTGCTTCTGGCCCCACAGCTCAAGTGATCCCATACGCACTGATCTAGCTGGATGAGGATTTGTTGCTGGCTCTACAGCCAGGCCAAGGGCACCTAATTGGCCCTGCAGACTTCATAATCAAAGGCTTCTGCTAGCCTTATAGCCCAAGTGACCCTATGGGCTTTTATCCAGCCGTAAAACAATTTGCTGCTGGCCCTATAGCCCAAGCGATCCTACAGACTTCTATGCAGGCTTTGCTGCTGGCCCCACAGCCCGGCAGAGCACAGAGTCTTTATCCCCCATGCAAAGAATGGGGGATTTGGGTCATTGAAGGCCAGCAAAACTCACTAAGAAGATgaagcccccagccccacacagccgtgctcccagcagtgcccacTTACCCCCAGCATGCTCCCGTGCCACGGCGCGCTGCCCATCCGCTCCTGGCTGCGCTGCCGCCCCGCTCCGTACCCGTAGGGCGTGCTCCCGTACCGCCCCATTCCCACGCCCGACATCCCCATCACGCCGTAGTCGCCGTAATCCCCGTAGTCGCCGTAATCCCCGTAATCCCCGTAGTCTCCGTAGTCCCCGTAGTCGCCGTATTCGGGGACCAGGGCTTGGGAGAAGAGGGAGGGCAGGCGGTTGGGCCCCCTGCCGCGGCCCCCCATGTAGTTCAGCTCGTTCCAGCGCGCCGACAGCCGCTCGGAGCTGGATGAGGGCATGAAGTGTTCGGGGCGACCGTAAGCGTTGGGGCGGCCCCGGTTCTGGGGTCGGTTCTGGCCACGGCCACGAACCGCGCCGTAAGTGCTGCCTCGGGTTCGGGTTTGGTCCCGGCGGCTGTCGAAGTGGCTCCCGAAGGAATCGGAGCGGTCGGGGCCGGATTCGTAGTCGTAGGGGGAGCGGAAGGCGTCGTGGTCGGGCAGGGAGGATCGGGAGTCGTAGGAGTCGAAGGAGTCGAACCTGAAGGAGCtgtgaggagaggagagcagtcAGCAGGGGGAACAGCACAGCACGGGTGCTTGTGGTGAGCTGTACCACAGCCTGGGTGCTCCGGGAAGAAGAAGTGGAAGAGCATTCTAAATACGGGTGTTTGCTTTTGGTTGTAGGGTGTGCGAGCCTGGATGGGTCACAATTCAAGCGTGCTCGGCTAGAAAAATGGAAGAGCATTCTAAATGTGGGTGTCTGTGTCTGCCTGGAGGGTCTGTGCACTTGGAACAGtgatttggaaaagaaaacaaatgaacagaGCCACGAGAAAAAGGGGATGAGAATTAAAAGGGGGTTTGGGGAGCTAAGCTATGGACACAAGGAGCTCCACAGCCCTGGGAGCATAGAAAGGGCTCCATCAGCAAAAGGAGAGCTCCAAAAGCCAGGAGCAAAAAGgcacaaaaataaacagcaagaaaGAGGTCCAGATACCCATTGGGAAATACCTCAACACtcctaagcaaaaaaaaaacagcaaaaaaagagaCAACCAACAACAATGACAAACAACTAAGCAAACTTATTATTTCATTGTTGCATTTCTCTGTAAGGTGTGCAGACATGTGGCCAGCTGAAAGCTATCAGCTAAGCTTATTTATCACTCAACGAACGCTGGAAACGGCGCAATTAGATCAATCCAATCTGAAAGTAAAACCACGTCAGACCAAAGTTTGCTTCTTTTCAGCGTTAGTAACTCAAGCAGAATGGCACACACTCACCTCTCCTGCTCCTCCACGCCCTCCCCGGCCCCGCCGCTGCCCTCCTTGGACAGCATGTCGAGGCGCTGGTTGATTTTGGCGATGATGGAGTCGGAGTTGTCGCTGGGAGCGGGTTCGCTGCTGTACGAGGCGATGCCGACGTCGCTGAGGGGCAGCTCGGGGGCTTTGGGGGTGTCCCAGGagctgggggtggcagtggggcCGTAGCTGTAGGTGGCGGCGGTGCCGGAGGCCGTGCTCGGGGCGCTGTAGTAGTCATAACCTTCGTAGCCTGGGGGGAGGGGAGTCGGGGTGAGGGCGGCATCGCGAGGTGTTGGGGTCTGGGGGTGGGTTTGGGTGTTGGAATCAGGGAAGGATGGAATGCTGGGGATGGAAGGGTTCTTaaagatcatggaatcacagaatggattggGTCGGAAGGGTCCTTCAAGATTATGGAACCActgaatggttgggttggaagggtcatTAAAGATCACATAGCCGCAGTCTGGATTGGATAGGAAGGATCCTtcaaatcatagaaccatggaacAGATTGGGCTGGAAgagtccttaaagatcatacaATCTTGGAAGGGGTTGGACTGGAAGAGTCCTTAAAGAACATACAATCTTGGGATGGGTTGGAAAGATCTTTGAGGAacatagaaccatggaatgggttgggttccttgaagatcacagaataacagacaGAATCATTTGGTTGAAAAGGTACTTAAAGATCAAAGAACCATGGAATCCTAGAACTAGTTGGGTTGGAAtggtccttaaaggtcacagaacacGGAATCCTAGAACTGGTTGGGTTGGAAtggtccttaaaggtcacagaaccatggaatccTAGAACTGGTTGGGTTGGAAtggtccttaaaggtcacagaaccatggaatccTAGAACTGGTTGGGTTGAAAAGCTCCAGAACCATAGAAcagcttgtgttggaagggtcctttaGAGATCATGGAATGATGGAATAGGTTGGCTTGGAAGGTCCTTAAAAGTCACAGAACCATGAAATCACAAAATGGTTCGGTTGGACAGATCCTTAAGGAttacagaaccatagaatgatagaatggtttggattggaagggtccttgaaggtcacagaatggtttgggttagaagggacctctgacCTTGTGCAGCCTTCCCCATTTCCGCCCTGGGGCTCTCGTAGTGGGACTGCCAGCTCTGCCACGAGGACCCCTCGTAGTTCTCCTTTGCCGCCATGCCTACAACAGAACCAATAGGAGTtagagctgctgctttgctgcatcATCTTCCCCCTTTGTCTGCTCCCAGACAGTGGCTTCGGGGTCTTTTTTGGGAAGGCAGCTCCGTGTAGCACCCACCTTGCCAGC contains the following coding sequences:
- the AKAP8 gene encoding LOW QUALITY PROTEIN: A-kinase anchor protein 8 (The sequence of the model RefSeq protein was modified relative to this genomic sequence to represent the inferred CDS: inserted 2 bases in 1 codon), which produces MIDGTGERAGPAAIHQWDLGLGARRGGEAQWELRKDRASGSARSKTLPVGGTLTYSQSVPSVGGPNGTVAANRRRARAESETVLEKHRILKPASLLCVLLAGYGSWSTGATNTQGTYATGATSWQGMAAKENYEGSSWQSWQSHYESPRAEMGKAAQGYEGYDYYSAPSTASGTAATYSYGPTATPSSWDTPKAPELPLSDVGIASYSSEPAPSDNSDSIIAKINQRLDMLSKEGSGGAGEGVEEQESSFRFDSFDSYDSRSSLPDHDAFRSPYDYESGPDRSDSFGSHFDSRRDQTRTRGSTYGAVRGRGQNRPQNRGRPNAYGRPEHFMPSSSSERLSARWNELNYMGGRGRGPNRLPSLFSQALVPEYGDYGDYGDYGDYGDYGDYGDYGDYGVMGMSGVGMGRYGSTPYGYGAGRQRSQERMGSAPWHGSMLGVSGPKRRGFRNRSGVRPDGEGGRKRKQSQSGDEPDSKQAKSDSDGDDTDNADEGEGEEKSGDEADKASGDGYEEDDEEMKKKREKQRRRDRMRDRAMDRIQFACSVCKFRSFEEEEIQKHLQSKFHKETLRYIGTKLPDKTVEFLQEYIVNRNRKIEKRRQELTEKEGTKQKPDPFKGIGQEHFFKKIEAAHCMACDMLIPAQNHLLQRHLRSAEHNRNRRMAAEQFKKTSLHVAKSVLNNKHIVKMLEKYLKGEDPFTDEIPEEGEGMEGASGCGAADVAGSADNSTELGDLCDVPKDPGDNSKDVADSEDGCDGTKVTADADAEGTGGNENEPGDAGDLADAKDLGDGTEALGDTAGTDPPAAEEPHEEFLRRPPXAPLLPPFLQDEDLPQDEEPPQDEEPSKSGPEGGEKEEEEKEAALAAAEQL